The following coding sequences lie in one Pelecanus crispus isolate bPelCri1 chromosome 9, bPelCri1.pri, whole genome shotgun sequence genomic window:
- the PAK2 gene encoding serine/threonine-protein kinase PAK 2, which yields MSDNGELEDKPPAPPVRMSSAIFSSGGKDQLSANHSLKPLPSVPEERKPRNKIISIFSSTEKGSKKKEKERPEISPPSDFEHTIHVGFDAVTGEFTGMPEQWARLLQTSNITKLEQKKNPQAVLDVLKFYDSKDTAKQKYLSFSAPEKDGFPSGTPTTNAKGSEPSTAVADDDEDDEEAPPPVIAPRPDHTKSIYTRSVIDPIPVPASDTSVDSATKSGDKQKKKTKMSDEEIMEKLRTIVSIGDPKKKYTRYEKIGQGASGTVFTAIDVATGQEVAIKQINLQKQPKKELIINEILVMKELKNPNIVNFLDSYLVGDELFVVMEYLAGGSLTDVVTETCMDEAQIAAVCRECLQALEFLHANQVIHRDIKSDNVLLGMDGSVKLTDFGFCAQITPEQSKRSTMVGTPYWMAPEVVTRKAYGPKVDIWSLGIMAIEMVEGEPPYLNENPLRALYLIATNGTPELQNPEKLSPIFRDFLNRCLEMDVEKRGSAKELLQHPFLKLAKPLSSLTPLILAAKEAMKSNR from the exons ATGTCTGACAACGGAGAACTGGAAGACAAGCCGCCAGCTCCTCCCGTCCGGATGAGCAGTGCTATCTTCAGTTCAGGGGGCAAAGACCAGTTGTCTGCCAACCACAGCTTGAAACCCCTGCCCTCTGTACCAGAAGAGAGAAAACCTAGGAATAAAATCATCTCCATATTCTCTAGCACTGAAAAAG GAagcaagaagaaggaaaaggaaaggccAGAAATCTCTCCACCATCAGATTTTGAGCATACCATCCATGTTGGCTTTGATGCTGTTACTGGAGAGTTCACT GGAATGCCAGAGCAATGGGCTCGGTTGCTTCAGACCTCAAATATCACAAAGctagaacagaagaaaaaccccCAGGCGGTACTAGATGTGCTAAAATTCTACGACTCCAAAgacacagcaaagcagaaatatcTGAGTTTTTCTGCTCCAG AAAAAGATGGTTTCCCTTCAGGAACACCAACG ACCAATGCCAAAGGTTCAGAACCATCAACAGCTGTGGCAgatgatgatgaggatgatgaAGAAGCTCCTCCTCCTGTTATTGCTCCACGGCCAGATCACACAAAATCG ATTTATACACGGTCTGTAATTgaccccatccctgtgccagcCAGTGACACTTCTGTTGACAGTGCGACAAAATCGGGtgacaagcagaaaaagaagaccAAAATGTCGGATGAAGAGATCATGGAAAAACTAC gcaCTATTGTGAGCATAGGAGATCccaagaaaaaatacaccagATATGAAAAAATCGGGCAGGG ggCTTCAGGTACAGTTTTCACAGCTATTGATGTGGCAACGGGACAGGAG GTTGCTATTAAACAGATAAACCTGCAGAAGCAGCCCAAGAAAGAGTTGATTATTAATGAGATCTTGGTAATGAAGGAGCTAAAGAACCCCAACATAGTCAACTTCCTGGACAG tTACCTCGTAGGAGATGAATTGTTTGTGGTGATGGAGTATCTAGCTGGAGGCTCACTAACAGATGTGGTCACAGAAACATGTATGGATGAAGCACAgattgctgctgtttgcagagaG TGCTTGCAAGCACTTGAGTTCCTACATGCCAACCAGGTCATCCACAGAGACATTAAAAGTGACAATGTGCTCTTAGGAATGGATGGATCGGTTAAACTAA CCGACTTTGGTTTCTGTGCTCAGATcaccccagagcagagcaagcGCAGCACTATGGTTGGAACTCCTTACTGGATGGCTCCTGAAGTGGTCACGCGGAAAGCATATGGCCCTAAAGTGGATATCTGGTCTCTGGGCATCATGGCTATTGAGATGGTGGAAGGAGAACCCCCATACCTCAATGAAAACCCCCTGAGG GCTTTATATTTGATAGCAACTAATGGCACACCAGAGCTGCAGAACCCCGAGAAACTGTCCCCAATATTCCGGGATTTCTTGAACCGATGTTTGGAGATGGATGTAGAGAAAAGAGGATCAGCCAAAGAATTGCTACAG CATCCCTTCTTGAAACTGGCCAAACCTCTGTCTAGCTTGACGCCACTGATCTTGGCAGCCAAAGAAGCAATGAAGAGTAACCGCTAA